From the Mauremys reevesii isolate NIE-2019 linkage group 19, ASM1616193v1, whole genome shotgun sequence genome, one window contains:
- the ADAMTS13 gene encoding A disintegrin and metalloproteinase with thrombospondin motifs 13 isoform X1, with protein sequence MSINSIFLAFAVIPLGFCWPAAFQEKFLEALDPEDIFSYFGTSAVLDVPEFVIAQPACPCEEDQVEPKSCKVQRCSLRAWGELYAFEFLEDHVFLSSSFVSDRKLNSSVSLLKQFPGACFAGGQVMRPPGAECRVTYCEGQLQGAVIVNEEKIHIRPVRSKHLNVLEDPSLPRPHIIFRAAGRGTRTIGERKSPRLWKRAEGSIMHLELLVVVGPDVYQFHKEDTERYILTNLNIGAELLRDASLGAQLRVHLMRMMVLTEPEVGMNITTNITSSLVSICEWSKKVNPQNDSDPLHADLVLYVTRFDLELPDGNKQLRGVTQLGGACSSSWSCVITEDTGFDLGVTIAHEIGHSFGIHHDGEGNRCSGSGNVMGSEGSRNSVDLVWSECSREQFLAFLRTGQASCLNDLPDLEGSIPGWKPGLYYGADEQCKIAFGSAAVACTFARNDIDMCRVLSCHTHRADQTSCTRLLVPLLDGTECGINKWCSKGRCSSLEELNPVAVVHGQWSSWSPLTACSRSCGGGVVTRRRLCNNPRPAFGGQECRGADLQAEMCNTQACLTSQLEFMAEQCAATNVKPLYLIPEVPSFYKWTLAAGYAKGDTLCKHMCKAEEKNFMVSRGVSFTDGTRCEQSNHRAEAAFDLCVMGSCRVFGCDGRMDSGMGMDSCKVCGGDNATCTRVSGSYTEGKAKEYVTFLALPHKTTLVYVTNRKPLFTHLAVKVQGRYVVAGKERISLNTTYPSVIEDNQIKYRVFLTEDNLPSLEEVHVDGPTQEDIEIQVYRKYGKEYGDVTNPDITFSYFIPKEKQTHVWIPQFRTCSVSCGEGVLLVDHSCFDQTRNEITDDQQCLETPQPPSRLEPCAMAPCPQGWVAGDFGPCSATCGGGVTERLVRCMKKEGGLILTLPDSKCTDAPKPASTKACSTEPCPIRWKESEPGKCSAICGIGVTQQNVTCVQILDGLETTVDDSLCPAEEKPLAFVPCVVNICPLGWNTDSSPSQEELVPFGSIQKENRSVHVWSPLVGECTVTCGGGVAQLRYVCVAFETKEETQEKHCNRVPKPASRLESCNPMLCPPNWEVKELAACPVSCGGGRIPLSLRCVRQEGNTTRPLPHSKCGRMPQPDSTKECGTDPCPARWHYKTDSCSVSCGAGVLRRVLYCAREAGDKVEEIVADAQCRGLPRPEEQELCNLEPCPPRWKVTATGSCSSSCGLGIAPQLITCVQLRQGLETELEESSCPEAEKPLSSIPCIIRMCSYQWGFSEWTECSASCGNGIQMRQDFCLNPKTHEHVNPVFCMRSPKPITVRGCSAGPCPEQPAVDGSSGSEHQIPTSALITTAATIYPERPEYKALDRLPARVLAPAPKRREELSAGEEDTDEAYSVCGRLFLNSTGVINMTGLQVSDCTVSIGRPLGEVVTVQVLESSLNCSAGEIVLFSERMMWRTSCKKLTVSSINSRTNTLMVRQRLLLPGNGVVLQYNSKAAAKKYYQDCDVQLFGPWGEIVNPGELPDPKRQVACRTFINVAPRYHIAIHALYMDLGTENNHTRSNYISIRDVTAMKTTVFHGKQLFFWESTGSQVEIEFNEGITEDHVSFRAEYWVRKPR encoded by the exons ATGAGCATCAATTCAATTTTCCTAGCTTTTGCAGTGATCCCTCTGGGATTCTGCTGGCCGGCAGCTTTCCAAGAG AAATTTCTCGAGGCGTTGGATCCAGAAGACATTTTCTCTTATTTTGGCACCAGTGCAGTCCTTGATG TACCGGAATTTGTTATTGCTCAGCCAGCTTGTCCCTGTGAAGAGGACCAAGTTGAACCAAAATCTTGTAAAGTTCAACGCTGCTCTCTCAGGGCCTGGGGAGAACTCTACGCCTTTGAATTCCTAGAGGACCACGtctttctttcctcttccttCGTGAGCGATCGAAAGCTGAACTCCTCTGTTAGTTTACTAAAGCAATTCCCAGGCGCCTGCTTTGCCGGTGGACAGGTAATGCGCCCTCCAGGTGCTGAATGTAGAGTCACGTACTGCGAAGGGCAGCTG CAAGGGGCCGTCATCGTGAACGAGGAAAAGATTCACATCAGGCCTGTGAGAAGCAAACACCTGAATGTGTTGGAAGACCCCAGCCTCCCCAGACCCCACATCATCTTCAGAGCGGCAGGGAGAGGGACAAGGACAATAGGAG AAAGAAAGTCTCCTCGTCTCTGGAAAAGAGCAGAGGGGAGCATCATGcacctggagctgctggtggTAGTGGGCCCTGATGTTTATCAGTTCCACAAAGAGGACACCGAGAGGTACATCCTTACCAACCTGAACATC GGTGCCGAGCTGCTGAGAGATGCCTCGCTGGGAGCTCAGCTCAGGGTTCACCTGATGAGGATGATGGTCCTGACAGAACCAGAG GTGGGTATGAACATCACCACGAACATCACCTCCTCGCTGGTCAGTATCTGCGAGTGGAGCAAGAAGGTCAATCCCCAGAATGACTCAGATCCCCTGCACGCCGACCTTGTCCTGTATGTGACCAG GTTTGACCTGGAGTTACCCGATGGAAACAAGCAGCTGCGAGGAGTCACCCAGCTGGGGggagcctgctcctcctcctggagCTGCGTTATCACCGAGGACACTGGCTTCGACTTGGGAGTCACCATAGCCCATGAGATCGGGCACAG TTTTGGAATCCATCACGATGGCGAAGGAAACCGGTGCAGTGGGAGTGGCAACGTCATGGGCTCCGAAGGCAGCCGCAACAGCGTGGACCTGGTCTGGTCGGAGTGCAGCAGAGAGCAGTTCCTTGCCTTTCTCAG GACAGGCCAAGCAAGCTGCTTGAATGATCTGCCGGACCTGGAGGGCAGCATCCCCGGGTGGAAGCCTGGCTTATATTACGGCGCAGACGAGCAGTGTAAAATAGCCTTTGGAAGCGCAGCCGTGGCCTGCACCTTTGCCAGGAATGACATT GACATGTGCAGAGTTCTCTCTTGCCACACCCATCGGGCTGACCAGACCAGCTGCACCCGCCTTCTTGTTCCCCTTCTGGATGGGACCGAGTGTGGGATCAACAAG TGGTGCTCCAAGGGACGCTGCAGCTCTCTGGAAGAGCTGAACCCTGTGGCAGTGGTGCATGGGCAGTGGTCCAGCTGGAGCCCCCTCACTGCTtgctcccgcagctgcggaggagGAGTTGTAACGAGAAGACGACTCTGCAACAACCCCAG GCCGGCTTTCGGGGGTCAGGAGTGCAGGGGAGCAGACCTCCAGGCTGAGATGTGCAATACGCAG GCCTGTTTGACTTCCCAGTTGGAGTTCATGGCTGAACAGTGCGCAGCAACAAATGTAAAGCCGCTGTATCTCATTCCAGAAGTCCCGTCTTTTTATAAGTGGACGTTGGCTGCTGGTTATGCCAAAg GGGATACCCTGTGCAAACACATGTGCAAGGCAGAGGAGAAGAATTTCATGGTGAGCCGTGGGGTCAGTTTCACAGATGGAACCAGGTGTGAGCAGAGCAACCACAGAGCTGAAGCGGCTTTCGATCTGTGCGTGATGGGCAGCTGCAGG GTGTTCGGCTGTGACGGCAGGATGGACTCTGGGATGGGGATGGACTCCTGCAAGGTGTGCGGGGGAGACAACGCCACGTGCACCAGAGTGAGCGGCTCTTACACAGAAGGAAAAGCCAAAG AGTATGTTACGTTTCTAGCCCTGCCTCACAAGACCACCCTCGTCTACGTTACCAATCGCAAACCCCTCTTCACACATTTGG CTGTGAAGGTCCAAGGTCGGTATGTGGTGGCCGGGAAGGAGAGAATCTCCTTGAACACTACCTATCCGTCGGTAATAGAGGACAACCAGATCAAATACAGGGTGTTTCTCACCGAGGACAACCTGCCAAGCCTGGAGGAAGTCCATGTCGATGGGCCAACCCAAGAGGACATTGAGATACAG gtTTATAGGAAGTATGGGAAGGAATATGGAGATGTCACCAACCCAGACATCACCTTCAGCTACTTTATACCAAAGGAGAAACAGACACATGTGTGGATTCCTCAGTTCAGGACCTGCTCGGTGAGCTGTGGGGAAG GGGTGCTACTGGTCGATCACTCCTGCTTTGACCAGACCAGGAATGAAATAACAGATGATCAGCAGTGCTTGGAGACTCCACAgcccccttccaggctggagccctgTGCCATGGCACCATGCCCACAAGG CTGGGTGGCGGGGGACTTCGGCCCCTGCAGTGCCACATGTGGGGGTGGAGTGACGGAGCGTCTGGTTCGCTGTATGAAGAAAGAAGGGGGCTTGATCCTGACGCTTCCCGATTCCAAATGCACGGATGCTCCCAAACCTGCCTCCACCAAGGCATGCAGCACTGAGCCGTGTCCCATAAG ATGGAAGGAATCTGAGCCAGGCAAATGCTCTGCCATCTGTGGGATTGGAGTCACCCAGCAGAACGTGACCTGTGTCCAGATTCTTGATGGACTGGAGACCACAGTAGACGACAGCCTGTGCCCGGCGGAAGAGAAACCTCTCGCTTTTGTGCCATGTGTGGTTAACATCTGTCCTCTGGGCTGGAACACA GACAGTTCGCCCTCACAGGAAGAGCTGGTGCCATTTGGGAGTATCCAGAAGGAAAATCGCTCGGTGCATGTCTGGAGCCCTCTCGTTGGCGAATGCACCGTGACCTGTGGCGGAG GTGTGGCCCAGCTTCGTTATGTGTGTGTGGCTTTCGAGACCAAGGAAGAAACCCAAGAGAAACATTGTAATCGAGTGCCAAAGCCAGCGAGCAGGCTGGAAAGCTGCAATCCCATGCTGTGCCCTCCAAA TTGGGAGGTGAAGGAGCTGGCTGCATGCCCAGTGAGCTGTGGAGGAGGGAGAATACCACTCTCTCTTCGCTGTGTACGACAAGAAGGAAATACAACCCGTCCTCTTCCTCATTCCAAATGTGGGAGGATGCCCCAGCCAGACAGCACCAAGGAGTGCGGCACTGATCCGTGCCCAGCAAG GTGGCATTACAAAACGGACTCGTGCAGCGTAAGCTGCGGAGCAGGTGTGCTGCGCAGGGTCCTGTACTGTGCGAGGGAGGCCGGGGACAAGGTGGAAGAGATTGTAGCGGATGCACAGTGTCGCGGTTTGCCTCGCCcagaggagcaggagctgtgTAATCTGGAGCCGTGCCCTCCAAG ATGGAAAGTAACAGCGACTGGTTCGTGTTCCTCCTCTTGTGGGCTCGGCATAGCCCCGCAATTGATCACCTGTGTCCAGCTCCGCCAAGGCCTAGAGACCGAGCTGGAAGAGAGTTCGTGTCCGGAGGCAGAGAAACCCCTCTCCAGCATCCCCTGTATCATCAGAATGTGCTCCTACCAGTGGGGTTTCAGCGAATGGACAGAG TGCTCAGCGTCGTGTGGGAACGGCATTCAGATGCGGCAGGATTTCTGCCTCAATCCGAAAACCCACGAGCACGTGAACCCCGTCTTCTGCATGCGCTCCCCCAAGCCCATCACGGTGCGTGGCTGCTCTGCTGGCCCCTGTCCTGAGCAACCTGCAGTGGATGGGTCCTCAGGATCAGAACACCAGATACCAACCTCAGCTCTGATAACGACAGCAGCCACTATTTATCCCGAGAGGCCAGAATACAAAGCCCTGGATCGTCTTCCAGCCAGGGTGCTGGCTCCTGCACCCAAACGCCGCGAGGAGCTTTCAGCGGGGGAGGAGGACACTGATGAAGCGTACA GTGTCTGTGGGAGGCTCTTCCTCAACTCCACTGGGGTCATCAACATGACCGGCCTGCAGGTCAGTGACTGCACGGTTTCCATCGGACGCCCCTTGGGGGAAGTGGTCACGGTCCAGGTGCTGGAGAGCTCCCTAAACTGCAGTGCAG GGGAGATCGTGCTGTTTTCTGAACGGATGATGTGGCGGACAAGCTGTAAGAAGCTGACGGTGTCATCCATAAACTCCAGGACCAACACATTGATGGTGAgacagcgcctcctgctgccaGGGAATGGTGTTGTTCTTCAGTACAACAGCAAAGCAGCCGCAAAAAAATATTACCAAG ACTGTGATGTGCAGCTGTTTGGTCCCTGGGGTGAAATAGTGAATCCCGGAGAGTTGCCGGACCCAAAACGACAAGTGGCATGTCGGACCTTTATCAACGTGGCTCCACGGTATCACATAGCCATCCATGCCCTCTACATGGACCTGGGGACTGAAAACAACCACACACGCTCCAATTACATCTCG ATCCGCGATGTGACTGCCATGAAGACAACAGTGTTTCATGGGAAACAGCTGTTCTTCTGGGAATCGACGGGGAGCCAGGTTGAAATTGAATTTAATGAAGGCATTACAGAAGATCATGTCAGTTTCCGAGCAGAGTACTGGGTCAGAAAGCCCAGATAA
- the ADAMTS13 gene encoding A disintegrin and metalloproteinase with thrombospondin motifs 13 isoform X4, whose product MRMMVLTEPEVGMNITTNITSSLVSICEWSKKVNPQNDSDPLHADLVLYVTRFDLELPDGNKQLRGVTQLGGACSSSWSCVITEDTGFDLGVTIAHEIGHSFGIHHDGEGNRCSGSGNVMGSEGSRNSVDLVWSECSREQFLAFLRTGQASCLNDLPDLEGSIPGWKPGLYYGADEQCKIAFGSAAVACTFARNDIDMCRVLSCHTHRADQTSCTRLLVPLLDGTECGINKWCSKGRCSSLEELNPVAVVHGQWSSWSPLTACSRSCGGGVVTRRRLCNNPRPAFGGQECRGADLQAEMCNTQACLTSQLEFMAEQCAATNVKPLYLIPEVPSFYKWTLAAGYAKGDTLCKHMCKAEEKNFMVSRGVSFTDGTRCEQSNHRAEAAFDLCVMGSCRVFGCDGRMDSGMGMDSCKVCGGDNATCTRVSGSYTEGKAKEYVTFLALPHKTTLVYVTNRKPLFTHLAVKVQGRYVVAGKERISLNTTYPSVIEDNQIKYRVFLTEDNLPSLEEVHVDGPTQEDIEIQVYRKYGKEYGDVTNPDITFSYFIPKEKQTHVWIPQFRTCSVSCGEGVLLVDHSCFDQTRNEITDDQQCLETPQPPSRLEPCAMAPCPQGWVAGDFGPCSATCGGGVTERLVRCMKKEGGLILTLPDSKCTDAPKPASTKACSTEPCPIRWKESEPGKCSAICGIGVTQQNVTCVQILDGLETTVDDSLCPAEEKPLAFVPCVVNICPLGWNTDSSPSQEELVPFGSIQKENRSVHVWSPLVGECTVTCGGGVAQLRYVCVAFETKEETQEKHCNRVPKPASRLESCNPMLCPPNWEVKELAACPVSCGGGRIPLSLRCVRQEGNTTRPLPHSKCGRMPQPDSTKECGTDPCPARWHYKTDSCSVSCGAGVLRRVLYCAREAGDKVEEIVADAQCRGLPRPEEQELCNLEPCPPRWKVTATGSCSSSCGLGIAPQLITCVQLRQGLETELEESSCPEAEKPLSSIPCIIRMCSYQWGFSEWTECSASCGNGIQMRQDFCLNPKTHEHVNPVFCMRSPKPITVRGCSAGPCPEQPAVDGSSGSEHQIPTSALITTAATIYPERPEYKALDRLPARVLAPAPKRREELSAGEEDTDEAYSVCGRLFLNSTGVINMTGLQVSDCTVSIGRPLGEVVTVQVLESSLNCSAGEIVLFSERMMWRTSCKKLTVSSINSRTNTLMVRQRLLLPGNGVVLQYNSKAAAKKYYQDCDVQLFGPWGEIVNPGELPDPKRQVACRTFINVAPRYHIAIHALYMDLGTENNHTRSNYISIRDVTAMKTTVFHGKQLFFWESTGSQVEIEFNEGITEDHVSFRAEYWVRKPR is encoded by the exons ATGAGGATGATGGTCCTGACAGAACCAGAG GTGGGTATGAACATCACCACGAACATCACCTCCTCGCTGGTCAGTATCTGCGAGTGGAGCAAGAAGGTCAATCCCCAGAATGACTCAGATCCCCTGCACGCCGACCTTGTCCTGTATGTGACCAG GTTTGACCTGGAGTTACCCGATGGAAACAAGCAGCTGCGAGGAGTCACCCAGCTGGGGggagcctgctcctcctcctggagCTGCGTTATCACCGAGGACACTGGCTTCGACTTGGGAGTCACCATAGCCCATGAGATCGGGCACAG TTTTGGAATCCATCACGATGGCGAAGGAAACCGGTGCAGTGGGAGTGGCAACGTCATGGGCTCCGAAGGCAGCCGCAACAGCGTGGACCTGGTCTGGTCGGAGTGCAGCAGAGAGCAGTTCCTTGCCTTTCTCAG GACAGGCCAAGCAAGCTGCTTGAATGATCTGCCGGACCTGGAGGGCAGCATCCCCGGGTGGAAGCCTGGCTTATATTACGGCGCAGACGAGCAGTGTAAAATAGCCTTTGGAAGCGCAGCCGTGGCCTGCACCTTTGCCAGGAATGACATT GACATGTGCAGAGTTCTCTCTTGCCACACCCATCGGGCTGACCAGACCAGCTGCACCCGCCTTCTTGTTCCCCTTCTGGATGGGACCGAGTGTGGGATCAACAAG TGGTGCTCCAAGGGACGCTGCAGCTCTCTGGAAGAGCTGAACCCTGTGGCAGTGGTGCATGGGCAGTGGTCCAGCTGGAGCCCCCTCACTGCTtgctcccgcagctgcggaggagGAGTTGTAACGAGAAGACGACTCTGCAACAACCCCAG GCCGGCTTTCGGGGGTCAGGAGTGCAGGGGAGCAGACCTCCAGGCTGAGATGTGCAATACGCAG GCCTGTTTGACTTCCCAGTTGGAGTTCATGGCTGAACAGTGCGCAGCAACAAATGTAAAGCCGCTGTATCTCATTCCAGAAGTCCCGTCTTTTTATAAGTGGACGTTGGCTGCTGGTTATGCCAAAg GGGATACCCTGTGCAAACACATGTGCAAGGCAGAGGAGAAGAATTTCATGGTGAGCCGTGGGGTCAGTTTCACAGATGGAACCAGGTGTGAGCAGAGCAACCACAGAGCTGAAGCGGCTTTCGATCTGTGCGTGATGGGCAGCTGCAGG GTGTTCGGCTGTGACGGCAGGATGGACTCTGGGATGGGGATGGACTCCTGCAAGGTGTGCGGGGGAGACAACGCCACGTGCACCAGAGTGAGCGGCTCTTACACAGAAGGAAAAGCCAAAG AGTATGTTACGTTTCTAGCCCTGCCTCACAAGACCACCCTCGTCTACGTTACCAATCGCAAACCCCTCTTCACACATTTGG CTGTGAAGGTCCAAGGTCGGTATGTGGTGGCCGGGAAGGAGAGAATCTCCTTGAACACTACCTATCCGTCGGTAATAGAGGACAACCAGATCAAATACAGGGTGTTTCTCACCGAGGACAACCTGCCAAGCCTGGAGGAAGTCCATGTCGATGGGCCAACCCAAGAGGACATTGAGATACAG gtTTATAGGAAGTATGGGAAGGAATATGGAGATGTCACCAACCCAGACATCACCTTCAGCTACTTTATACCAAAGGAGAAACAGACACATGTGTGGATTCCTCAGTTCAGGACCTGCTCGGTGAGCTGTGGGGAAG GGGTGCTACTGGTCGATCACTCCTGCTTTGACCAGACCAGGAATGAAATAACAGATGATCAGCAGTGCTTGGAGACTCCACAgcccccttccaggctggagccctgTGCCATGGCACCATGCCCACAAGG CTGGGTGGCGGGGGACTTCGGCCCCTGCAGTGCCACATGTGGGGGTGGAGTGACGGAGCGTCTGGTTCGCTGTATGAAGAAAGAAGGGGGCTTGATCCTGACGCTTCCCGATTCCAAATGCACGGATGCTCCCAAACCTGCCTCCACCAAGGCATGCAGCACTGAGCCGTGTCCCATAAG ATGGAAGGAATCTGAGCCAGGCAAATGCTCTGCCATCTGTGGGATTGGAGTCACCCAGCAGAACGTGACCTGTGTCCAGATTCTTGATGGACTGGAGACCACAGTAGACGACAGCCTGTGCCCGGCGGAAGAGAAACCTCTCGCTTTTGTGCCATGTGTGGTTAACATCTGTCCTCTGGGCTGGAACACA GACAGTTCGCCCTCACAGGAAGAGCTGGTGCCATTTGGGAGTATCCAGAAGGAAAATCGCTCGGTGCATGTCTGGAGCCCTCTCGTTGGCGAATGCACCGTGACCTGTGGCGGAG GTGTGGCCCAGCTTCGTTATGTGTGTGTGGCTTTCGAGACCAAGGAAGAAACCCAAGAGAAACATTGTAATCGAGTGCCAAAGCCAGCGAGCAGGCTGGAAAGCTGCAATCCCATGCTGTGCCCTCCAAA TTGGGAGGTGAAGGAGCTGGCTGCATGCCCAGTGAGCTGTGGAGGAGGGAGAATACCACTCTCTCTTCGCTGTGTACGACAAGAAGGAAATACAACCCGTCCTCTTCCTCATTCCAAATGTGGGAGGATGCCCCAGCCAGACAGCACCAAGGAGTGCGGCACTGATCCGTGCCCAGCAAG GTGGCATTACAAAACGGACTCGTGCAGCGTAAGCTGCGGAGCAGGTGTGCTGCGCAGGGTCCTGTACTGTGCGAGGGAGGCCGGGGACAAGGTGGAAGAGATTGTAGCGGATGCACAGTGTCGCGGTTTGCCTCGCCcagaggagcaggagctgtgTAATCTGGAGCCGTGCCCTCCAAG ATGGAAAGTAACAGCGACTGGTTCGTGTTCCTCCTCTTGTGGGCTCGGCATAGCCCCGCAATTGATCACCTGTGTCCAGCTCCGCCAAGGCCTAGAGACCGAGCTGGAAGAGAGTTCGTGTCCGGAGGCAGAGAAACCCCTCTCCAGCATCCCCTGTATCATCAGAATGTGCTCCTACCAGTGGGGTTTCAGCGAATGGACAGAG TGCTCAGCGTCGTGTGGGAACGGCATTCAGATGCGGCAGGATTTCTGCCTCAATCCGAAAACCCACGAGCACGTGAACCCCGTCTTCTGCATGCGCTCCCCCAAGCCCATCACGGTGCGTGGCTGCTCTGCTGGCCCCTGTCCTGAGCAACCTGCAGTGGATGGGTCCTCAGGATCAGAACACCAGATACCAACCTCAGCTCTGATAACGACAGCAGCCACTATTTATCCCGAGAGGCCAGAATACAAAGCCCTGGATCGTCTTCCAGCCAGGGTGCTGGCTCCTGCACCCAAACGCCGCGAGGAGCTTTCAGCGGGGGAGGAGGACACTGATGAAGCGTACA GTGTCTGTGGGAGGCTCTTCCTCAACTCCACTGGGGTCATCAACATGACCGGCCTGCAGGTCAGTGACTGCACGGTTTCCATCGGACGCCCCTTGGGGGAAGTGGTCACGGTCCAGGTGCTGGAGAGCTCCCTAAACTGCAGTGCAG GGGAGATCGTGCTGTTTTCTGAACGGATGATGTGGCGGACAAGCTGTAAGAAGCTGACGGTGTCATCCATAAACTCCAGGACCAACACATTGATGGTGAgacagcgcctcctgctgccaGGGAATGGTGTTGTTCTTCAGTACAACAGCAAAGCAGCCGCAAAAAAATATTACCAAG ACTGTGATGTGCAGCTGTTTGGTCCCTGGGGTGAAATAGTGAATCCCGGAGAGTTGCCGGACCCAAAACGACAAGTGGCATGTCGGACCTTTATCAACGTGGCTCCACGGTATCACATAGCCATCCATGCCCTCTACATGGACCTGGGGACTGAAAACAACCACACACGCTCCAATTACATCTCG ATCCGCGATGTGACTGCCATGAAGACAACAGTGTTTCATGGGAAACAGCTGTTCTTCTGGGAATCGACGGGGAGCCAGGTTGAAATTGAATTTAATGAAGGCATTACAGAAGATCATGTCAGTTTCCGAGCAGAGTACTGGGTCAGAAAGCCCAGATAA